A stretch of the Erinaceus europaeus chromosome 1, mEriEur2.1, whole genome shotgun sequence genome encodes the following:
- the KCNS1 gene encoding potassium voltage-gated channel subfamily S member 1 — translation MVSESSGAGVGAPWRRSDEALQVNVGGVRRRLSARALARFPGTRLGRLQAAVSEEQARRLCDDYDAAAREFYFDRHPGFFLGLLHFYRTGHLHVLDELCVFAFGQEADYWGLGEGALAACCRSRYLERRVARPRAWDEDSDAPSSVDPGPDEISDVQRELARYGEARCGRLRRRLWLTMENPGYSLPSKLFSCVSIGVVLASIAAMCIHSLPEYQAREAAAAVAAVAAGRSAEEARDDPVLRRLEYFCIAWFSFEVSSRLLLAPSARSFFCHPLNLIDIVSVLPFYLTLLAGAALGGGGSAGGTGDADGDELGDELGDLGKVVQVFRLMRIFRVLKLARHSTGLRSLGATLKHSYREVGILLLYLAVGVSVFSGVAYTAEKEEDVGFDTIPACWWWGTVSMTTVGYGDVVPVTVTGKLAASGCILGGILVVALPITIIFNKFSHFYRRQKALEAAVRNSDHQEFEDLLSSVNGVSDMSLETSHETSQEGRSTDLEAQVPDRPPNSQIY, via the exons ATGGTGAGCGAGTCCTCGGGGGCTGGCGTCGGCGCCCCCTGGCGGCGAAGCGACGAGGCACTGCAGGTGAACGTGGGCGGAGTGCGGCGGCGGCTGAGCGCACGCGCGCTGGCGCGCTTCCCGGGCACGCGCCTGGGCCGCTTGCAGGCGGCGGTGTCCGAGGAGCAGGCGCGTCGCCTGTGCGACGACTACGACGCGGCGGCGCGCGAGTTCTACTTCGACCGCCACCCGGGCTTCTTCCTGGGCCTGCTGCACTTCTACCGCACCGGCCACCTGCACGTGCTGGACGAGCTGTGCGTCTTCGCCTTCGGGCAGGAGGCGGACTACTGGGGGCTGGGCGAGGGCGCGCTGGCCGCATGCTGCCGCTCGCGCTACCTGGAGCGCCGGGTGGCGCGGCCGCGCGCCTGGGACGAGGACAGCGACGCGCCGAGCAGCGTGGACCCGGGCCCCGACGAGATCTCGGACGTGCAGCGCGAGCTGGCGCGCTACGGGGAGGCGCGCTGTGGCCGCCTGCGCCGTCGCCTCTGGCTCACCATGGAGAACCCCGGCTACTCGCTGCCCAGCAAGCTCTTCAGCTGCGTCTCCATCGGCGTGGTGCTCGCCTCCATCGCCGCCATGTGCATCCACAGCCTGCCCGAGTACCAGGCCCGCGAGGCGGCGGCCGCCGTGGCCGCGGTGGCGGCGGGCCGCAGCGCTGAGGAGGCGCGCGACGACCCGGTGCTGCGGCGCCTCGAGTACTTCTGCATCGCCTGGTTCAGCTTCGAGGTGTCCTCGCGCCTCCTGCTGGCGCCCAGCGCGCGCAGCTTCTTCTGCCACCCGCTCAACCTCATCGATATCGTGTCGGTGCTGCCCTTCTACCTCACGCTGCTGGCGGGCGCCGCGCTGGGCGGCGGGGGCAGCGCGGGCGGCACGGGCGACGCGGACGGCGACGAGCTGGGCGACGAGCTGGGCGACCTGGGCAAGGTGGTGCAGGTATTCCGCCTCATGCGCATCTTCCGCGTGCTCAAGCTGGCGCGTCACTCCACCGGGCTGCGCTCGCTGGGCGCCACGCTCAAG CACAGCTACCGAGAAGTGGGCATCTTACTGTTGTATCTGGCCGTGGGTGTGTCAGTGTTCTCTGGTGTGGCCTACACtgctgagaaggaggaggatgtggGCTTTGACACCATCCCAGCCTGCTGGTGGTGGGGCACAGTGAGCATGACCACCGTGGGCTATGGGGACGTGGTGCCAGTGACAGTGACTGGCAAGCTAGCAGCCTCAGGTTGCATCCTTGGGGGTATCCTGGTGGTCGCGCTCCCCATCACCATTATCTTCAACAAGTTCTCCCACTTCTATCGGCGTCAGAAGGCTCTGGAGGCAGCTGTGCGCAACAGCGACCACCAGGAGTTTGAGGACTTGCTGAGCAGCGTTAATGGGGTGTCAGACATGTCTCTGGAGACATCCCATGAGACATCCCAAGAAGGAAGGTCTACAGACCTGGAAGCCCAAGTCCCTGATAGACCTCCAAACTCTCAGATTTACTAA